GGTTCTCACGCAGCCACTCGTAGAACGCGGCGAAGTCGACGAACTCGCGGACCTTCGTGGGGTCGACCTTCACGGCGGGCACCGGCCCATAGTGCCACGCGTCCGCCGAACGTGTTCACGGAGCGTTCACGTTACGGCCCCCTGCGCTTCACCGCGCCGGACCTACCCTCCGAGCGTGGCCGGGCAGCCTGACGGCGCCCGGCGAACGGGAAGGAGCGAAGAGATGTTCCACGCGTTCGGACACGGCGCCGGGTTCGGCTTCGGCCTCGGGTTCCTCAACCTGCTCGGCACCATCCTGTTCATCGTGCTCATCGTCTACCTCGTCAAGTCCTTCGTGCGAGGCGGCTGGCGAGGCGGCCGGGGCCCCTACGGCGGCGAGCCCGGCTGGCGGCCCGGCTGGTGGGGCGGCCCCCCGGGGCGCTGGTCGGCGCAGGGCGAGAACAGCGGCGATGAGGCCATGCGCATCGCCCGCGACCGGCTGGCGTCCGGCGAGGTCACGCCGGAGCAGTACGAGGCCATCAAGCGCGGCCTGAGCAGCACCGAGGCGCCGTACGGCAGGCCCGACGGCGCGCTGGCCAAGGCCAGGGCACGCTTCGCCAGGGGCGAGATCTCCCTCGAGGAGTTCGAGGCCGTCAAGCGGGCCCTCCTGGCCTGAGG
This genomic window from Trueperaceae bacterium contains:
- a CDS encoding SHOCT domain-containing protein, with amino-acid sequence MFHAFGHGAGFGFGLGFLNLLGTILFIVLIVYLVKSFVRGGWRGGRGPYGGEPGWRPGWWGGPPGRWSAQGENSGDEAMRIARDRLASGEVTPEQYEAIKRGLSSTEAPYGRPDGALAKARARFARGEISLEEFEAVKRALLA